The following proteins come from a genomic window of Bradyrhizobium paxllaeri:
- a CDS encoding gamma carbonic anhydrase family protein encodes MAIYELDGQGPELPADGNYFIADTAVVIGKVRLLNSASVWFGAVLRGDNEWIEIGEGSNVQDNSTCHTDPGFPLTIGSNCTVGHNVILHGCTLEDDALVGMGSIVMNGARIRRGSVVGAGSIITEGKEYPEYSLIIGSPARVVRTLTPEQSTAMGRAAKSYARNGPRFKNGLKKIG; translated from the coding sequence ATGGCGATCTACGAACTCGACGGGCAGGGACCTGAACTCCCCGCAGACGGAAACTATTTCATCGCAGATACCGCTGTCGTGATCGGCAAGGTGCGCCTGCTGAATTCTGCCAGCGTGTGGTTCGGCGCGGTGCTGCGCGGCGACAATGAGTGGATCGAGATCGGCGAAGGTTCCAACGTGCAGGACAATTCTACCTGCCACACGGACCCCGGCTTTCCGCTCACGATCGGCAGCAACTGCACCGTTGGCCACAACGTGATCCTGCACGGTTGCACGCTTGAAGACGACGCGCTCGTCGGAATGGGCTCGATCGTCATGAATGGCGCGCGAATACGCCGCGGTAGCGTCGTCGGCGCAGGCTCCATCATTACCGAAGGCAAGGAGTATCCCGAATATTCCCTGATCATCGGTTCGCCCGCACGCGTGGTCCGGACGTTGACGCCGGAGCAGTCGACGGCGATGGGGCGTGCCGCGAAGTCCTACGCGCGGAACGGGCCACGATTCAAGAATGGACTGAAGAAGATCGGCTGA
- a CDS encoding DUF6949 family protein, which yields MSPEALNSLFALCIGFAFAGALASGYQAMAERPAGFGLLGEGVAPKTFAAVPFLVFAAPFIIMRNTLRGVKIERRRFEFVMMATVLSGFWSMMSGTFFLMTLRAAGVLA from the coding sequence ATGTCGCCCGAAGCGTTGAATTCCCTGTTCGCCCTGTGCATCGGCTTTGCGTTCGCGGGCGCGCTCGCCAGCGGCTATCAGGCGATGGCGGAGCGGCCGGCGGGGTTCGGGCTGCTGGGCGAGGGCGTGGCGCCGAAGACGTTTGCGGCCGTGCCGTTTCTGGTTTTCGCCGCACCGTTCATCATCATGCGCAATACGCTCCGCGGCGTGAAGATCGAGCGCCGCCGCTTCGAATTCGTGATGATGGCGACCGTGCTTTCCGGATTCTGGAGCATGATGTCCGGCACGTTCTTCCTGATGACGCTGCGTGCCGCGGGCGTGCTGGCCTGA
- a CDS encoding DUF3126 family protein — translation MDVQEVRKLDAYLKRVFGNPKIRVVPRPKKDDSAEVYIGEEFIGVLFVDDEDDDRSFQFQMAILEEDLADVG, via the coding sequence GTGGACGTTCAGGAAGTCAGGAAGCTAGACGCCTATCTCAAGCGCGTATTCGGCAATCCCAAGATCCGCGTCGTGCCGCGCCCGAAGAAGGACGACTCCGCCGAAGTCTATATCGGCGAGGAGTTCATCGGCGTGCTGTTCGTCGATGACGAGGACGATGACCGTTCGTTCCAATTCCAGATGGCGATCCTCGAGGAAGATCTCGCCGACGTCGGCTGA
- the cysE gene encoding serine O-acetyltransferase, protein MAVHQVNPQASKIAALDPIWDRIRGEAEDIVRREPELASFIYSTVLHHDRLEDSVVHRLAERLDHSALSGDLIRQTYDEALRDEPDLGNAFRADLVAVYDRDPATSRFIDPLLYFKGFHALQTHRLAHWLYQKGRKDFAFYLQSRSSAVFQTDINPAARIGRGIFLDHATGFVCGETAVIDDDVSILHGVTLGGTGKENEDRHPKIRRGVLIGAGAKILGNIEIGHCARIAAGSVVVKPVPHNVTVAGVPAKIVGEAGCAEPSRTMDQMLGAIGL, encoded by the coding sequence ATGGCAGTGCATCAGGTCAATCCGCAAGCGTCGAAGATCGCCGCGCTCGATCCGATCTGGGATCGCATCCGGGGTGAGGCGGAAGACATCGTCCGCCGCGAGCCCGAGCTTGCGTCCTTCATCTATTCGACCGTGCTGCATCACGACCGCCTCGAAGATTCGGTGGTGCATCGTCTCGCCGAGCGGCTCGATCATTCGGCGCTATCGGGCGATTTGATCCGCCAGACCTACGACGAGGCGCTGCGTGACGAACCCGATCTCGGCAATGCGTTCCGCGCCGATCTGGTCGCGGTCTACGATCGCGATCCCGCAACCTCGCGCTTCATCGATCCGCTGCTCTACTTCAAGGGTTTCCACGCGCTGCAGACCCATCGCCTGGCGCACTGGCTCTATCAAAAGGGCCGGAAGGATTTTGCCTTCTACCTGCAGAGCCGCTCGTCGGCGGTGTTTCAGACCGATATCAACCCCGCCGCCAGGATCGGCCGCGGCATTTTCCTCGATCACGCCACCGGCTTCGTTTGCGGCGAGACCGCTGTCATCGACGACGACGTTTCGATCCTGCATGGCGTCACGCTGGGTGGTACCGGCAAGGAGAACGAGGACCGTCATCCGAAGATCAGGCGCGGCGTGCTGATCGGGGCGGGCGCAAAGATTCTCGGCAATATCGAGATCGGCCATTGTGCGCGCATCGCGGCAGGTTCGGTGGTGGTCAAGCCGGTGCCGCACAACGTCACGGTCGCCGGCGTTCCCGCCAAGATCGTGGGCGAAGCCGGCTGTGCGGAGCCGTCGCGCACCATGGATCAGATGCTCGGCGCAATCGGCCTTTGA